Proteins from a single region of bacterium:
- a CDS encoding ORF6N domain-containing protein, with protein sequence MTRKPFKHDNEIPSCNTELQPIASDLTPGIENRILVIRGQRVMLDADLAYLYGVTTKRLNEQVKRNQGRFPADFMFKLTSEEWSELVANCDRFKNLKHSTVLPNVFTEHGAVMLANILKSMRAVDMSVYVVRAFIRLREIIYRNEELAKKIGDIEQRLAIHDKAVISIFQAIRKLMSPGPKKRKKVGFIW encoded by the coding sequence ATGACCCGAAAACCATTCAAACATGACAACGAAATACCGTCCTGCAACACAGAACTGCAACCGATCGCATCGGATCTGACGCCGGGAATCGAGAATCGCATCCTTGTCATCAGGGGCCAAAGGGTGATGCTCGATGCCGATCTTGCATACCTGTATGGTGTGACAACCAAACGACTCAATGAACAGGTAAAGCGGAACCAGGGACGTTTTCCAGCAGATTTCATGTTCAAGCTGACGAGTGAAGAGTGGTCCGAACTGGTCGCAAATTGCGACCGGTTCAAAAACCTTAAGCATTCTACAGTGTTACCCAATGTATTTACGGAGCACGGAGCCGTGATGCTTGCAAATATCCTGAAGTCAATGAGGGCTGTGGATATGAGCGTCTATGTCGTCAGGGCCTTCATCAGGCTCCGCGAGATAATCTACAGAAATGAAGAGCTGGCAAAAAAGATAGGTGATATTGAACAAAGGCTGGCCATCCACGACAAAGCCGTTATCTCGATATTTCAGGCGATAAGAAAACTCATGTCGCCGGGGCCGAAGAAGAGGAAGAAGGTAGGGTTTATTTGGTAA